In Mucinivorans hirudinis, the DNA window GAGCATAGAACCACCAATAGATTGCTCACCATCGCCGCCTTTTTATCTTCGTCCAACTCCACTATCGCCTCCTCGCGGAGCTTGTCGAGTGCCATTCGCACCATCGAAACCGCCCCCTCGACAATCTTTTCACGTGCCGAAATTATAGCCGCCGCCTGCTGACGACGCAACATAACTGCGGCTATCTCGGGAGCATAAGCCAAGTAGTTGATACGTGCCTCAACAACCTCAATACCGGCAATATCCAACCGTTTGTTAAGTTCGTTTTCGAGCTTATCGGCAACCTCCTCGCTACCCGAACGAAGAGTTATTTCGTCGCCCGTCTCGTTATTATCATAGGCATATTCGCCCGCTATGTTGCGCAGCGCCGAGTCGCTCTGAATCGCTACAAAGTTTTGCAGAGCATTCATCCGAATTTGTTGGAGCGAAACGGTTGCCGCTCCCGACTTACTGCTTGTAGTATCAACGTCGAACATCGCCTTGTAAGTATCCTTCACCCGCCAAACCAACACCAAACCAATCATCACGGGATTGCCCGCCTTGTCGTTCACCTTGATAGGCTCAACATCAAGGTTTCGAGCACGTTGTGTCAGTTTCGACTTTACGAAAAACGGATTCACCCAAAAGAAGCCATTCTCTTTGACCGTACCTGCGTATTTTCCAAAGAAAATCAAAACCCGCGTGTCATTAGGCTCTACCTGCATATAACCGGCTATGAGAATGAGATTTACAATTAAAACAACAACTCCTGCAACAATCATTGGAATTTGTTGTGTGGCTATGGCAAAGATGGCTGCTGCCAAAATGATGATTTGAAGGAAAATCATCAAAAAGCCCGAAGTTTTCGCTCCCGAATAGGGTTTTTCTTTCAGTGTAGAGTCTGTTTTCATATTTTTTTGTGATATTAAAATGATATTAATTTGACATCACAAATGTATGTATTTTTTTTGAATCATCAAATTTTTATACAAATTAACAGTAATAATAATCGACAAAAAGATAAAATGGCATATATAGTTTGATTAGTAAGGTTTTGTAGTTAAAACGGCAGACAGCGTAACGCCACCCAAAGCCACTTAAAAGTCATTATTGGACAGGGTTTAGTTACTATCTCGCTACTTGATGAGCAACTGACTAGGTAGTAATAGGCTCTCAAAGATGAGAACTTTCACACTCTTTAAGGTCTGAATTTTCCCGAAAAATTGCCCACAAAGGTAGAAAAATATTCTCGAACGGTGAAATTTAGTTTACCAAACAGCACAGACCTTGCCACCGAGTTCGAAAATATCCCTTACTCTCTCACTTTGAGCTACGCCGATAAGATTCTGCATTCTTGATTTTTGTTGGCTCCAGTCAAGTTACTTCGGGTAGCGGAATTGCCAAAATATAATAAGGAAAATTTTTAACGAACTATTGATGATGAATCTCACAAATAATTGGTAATTTTGCGGAACAATATTCTCAATATAAATGGAACAGCCAAAGAGAAAAAAACCGATGCGGTTACCATTCGACAAAAACAAATCGAATGGGGATTGGGGCGGTATGATATACAGGTACAGAGTAGGAGTTCTCTCCACAATCATCGTATACCTTGTAGGGACTATAGCCTTTTTGTCCTACCGAATCGTGATAAACACAACCAGTACTGACTTGGTTGCCATAGAGTTCGAGCAGGAGCAACAGCCCGAACCCGAGATTACGCCCGAGGAAAGAGAAAAAATAGAACGCGATGATGCCGAGTTTACCAAGGTGATGAACAAGGTAAGCGATGCCAACTCGAAACTAAATTCCGAGCTAAGGGACTCCAAAAAGAGCGATGCCTCCGAGATATACAAGGAGGCGGAGCGTGTGAATCGCGAGCTGGCTCAGGGAAGGCAGGAGTACGAAAACGGTATGCGCGAAATTGAGCGCACCAACCGCCGCACCGAACGACAGCAAGATAACAAAAATAAGGACAACGAAAAGGGAAACGAGCGCGCGAAGGTGGACGGTATGGTTACCATTGAGTATGACCTGCCCGGCAGGCACGATGTCTACCTCCACCGCCCCACCTACACCTGCCAATATGGCGGACGCGTGGTAATCGGAATCACGGTGAACCGCAACGGCAAGGTCGTAGACGCACGCGTTGTGAGCGCAACAAGTTCGCCCGATGACTGCACGCAGCGTATGGCTCTGCAATCGGCTCAGGCTTCCACCTTTAATGCTTCACAGACATCTCCCGACAAACAAAAAGGGACAATTACTTACACTTTTATGGCACAGTAATATAACAAATGGGTGCTAAATTTCGTATTAACTATATATTCGTTAGAAATCTTTAGTCGCCGTGTGCATAGTAAACTCGCATTTTCAGTGCGAAAATCTGACATAAAAGTGTAAAATAATCATTGTCATATTTTCCCCAGACTATTTTCGAGCAGATTTTTTGTCTGAAAGTTAAGATTAGGCGATGACGATAAATCGAATCAATAAGATATGGGGTCTATTTAGGGGGTATGCGCAAGCACACGCACACCTTTCTGACAGGGCAATATCGTCACCCTCAACTTTCGAACGGTGTGGCAACGGGCACTCAAAAATTATCGGGATTGCGAGTGTATGCGTGCCGCAAATTTTGGCCATAAAAAGGCGACGGGATGTACCTGAGCGAACCTTCTGTGGTGTGCCACTTTAAAAAGGATGAAATGAAATTTTTGATTCAGACACTATGGATAGCCTATTTCTATGCCATTGGGTTGGGAACAAGTATGTTAATAGGAGGTGTCATTCCGGGTTCGATACTCGGAATGGTTTTTTTGTTTACGGCACTTGCGCTTGGGTGGGTCAAGGAGCATCAGGTGGAGGGTGTTGCCGGGTGGCTCATTAAATATATGATACTTTTTTTCCTGCCGGCGGCAGTGGGGGTGATGGTTGTGTGGGAGGCAATATCCTCTAACTTCTGGGCAATAGTACTCTCGGCAGCTATAAGTACTGTCTTAGTGATAATTACGGTAGGGTTGTTACAACAAAAATTAGGTAAGAAAAAGTGATGTTTCACACAATTTTTATATTTATCTTCACGCTGTTAGCCTATTTAGGCTCGCTGTGGCTATTCCGCAAGAGTAGCTTCCCATTGCTGCATCCGCTTATCACCTCCTCGGCTTTGATTATTGTGATGCTCAATGTGATGGGTTATAGCTACGAAGAGTTCAAAAAGGCTACTCAGGTTATTAATTTCCTGCTCGGGCCATCGGTGGTTGCCCTTGGGTGGGCTCTCTACAAGCAGATTGAGACGTTGAAAGCAAATCTTGCTTCGATATTGGCGTCGATAACAGTCGGCTCGCTGGTTGGTATTGTGAGTGTTATGGGCGTATTGAGGCTCTTTGGTGTACCGCTCTCCATCGAGGCATCCCTGCTACCCAAGTCCGTAACCACACCCATCGCCATTCAGATTGCCGAGCGCTCTGGCGGAATCGTGTCGCTTACCGCTGTCATTGTGATACTTACCGGGATTTTCGGGGGCATTGTTGCGCCATTCGTTTTCCGCAAAATTGGCATAACCGACTCCATAGCCAAGGGGTTGGCACTGGGAACGGCGGCACACGGCGTCGGCACGGCACGCGCTATGGAGATGGGGGCGGTCGAAGGTGCTCTGAGCGGTTTAGCCATTGGGGTTGCGGGGTTGGTTACCACGCTGCTCGTACCATTGGTTGAGCTGATTTTTTGAAATGCGAAGATCTCTGTACGAGACATCTCTCAAAAACAAATGACAATAATGAAGATAGGCACAAAATTAACACTCAGATATCTCTTTGCAACAACACTCTTGGTAGTGGCTGTTTTTGCTGTGCTCGAAACTCTGCTTTTCCCGCGAACCGGTTATGATATGCTCACAATACTTAATGTTAAACTACTAATTATATGGGTATTGTCGTTCACACTGCTATTTGTTATCGGCTACTTTATGGCACGTAGCGTACTGAAACCGGTCTCGAAAATCATTAAGCAAGTCGAAGATATCACGGCATCTAATCTAAGCAAACGCGTTGAAATAGATAATCAAAACGATGAGATTGCAGAGCTTGCCGAGACCTTTAACGGCACACTTGACCACCTTGAAAAATCTTTTGAGGCTCAAAAGATGTTCATCAGCAACGTATCTCACGAGTTACGTACACCGATGGCAGCTCTAATTGCCGAACTCGAACTTTCACTACACAAGGAGCGTTCGAACGAAGATTATAAAAAGGTGGTAGAAAATGCCCTTGCTGATGCCCACAGCATCGAGAAACTATCAACCGGACTGATGGATCTGGCAAAGGCGAGCTATAATGCCAAACAGATTAGTATGTCGTCCGTAAGATTGGATGAGGTACTCTTGGATGCAAGCGCTATGGTTATGAAGGCACACGGTGACTATAATGTCGATTTGATTTTCGGCAATGACACGGACGATTACAGTATGGTGACAATAACGGGTAATGAATATCTGCTACGCACAGCTTTCGTAAATCTCATTGAGAATAACTGTAAATTTTCATCCGATCGCAGCTCGAAAGTGCAAATTTCATTCTCCAAGGGCAAGGTTTTTGTCCGTTTTTCCGACACCGGAATAGGTATCTCCGACAAGGATATGGAGCACCTGTTTGAGCCATTTTACAGGGGCGAAAATCGCAACTTTTCGATGGGACACGGAATAGGTATGGCACTTGTAGATAGGATAGTAAAACTCCACAAGTGTACCATTACAGTAGATTCTCGTCGCGGACAGGGAACGGTGTTCACTCTTGCCTTCGAGCATATATAAGCAGTGAAATAGATGCGAGCAGGATACTAAGAGGCAAACAAAGAACGTTATTGAGACATAGCGTATGAGAACAAAAGAGTGCATAATTAAATATTGTATTGGAGCGGCATTATCGGCGCTCTTCTTGGGGTATTACGCCTCTATAACACTCTTTCCGCACGCGCATATTATTGATGGTGGGACAATTATAATACACTCCCACATACACAACAAGTCGCATCAGCAGACTCCTGACGGCTCTCATACCAAGGAGAATATCACCCTTATTGCGCAATTATCTCTCTTGGAGTTTTTGAGCTGTACCGCAGCTTGGGAGGTGGTGCCACCTCCGCAAATTTACGTCAATAGAGACACGCCCATTGAGCAAACGTCCTTCCCCACCGCCTCCCATCTGGAGAATATACCTGCGCGAGCACCTCCCGTGGTTTATTAAATTATTGTAGGACAATCATTAACAAACCTTAAATCATTATGAAATATATTTTTTACGTAGCGCTCACTTCGGCACTACTATTTGGTTATGTAGCCAATGCACAGAAGAAAAAAACAGACGCTCATATCACCGGTCACGTCATAGATGCAGAAAATAATGAGCACATACCATATGCCGCAATCACAATTAAGGGCACAACAGTCAGCTCATTTGCAGATGCAACAGGACACTTTTTTATAAAAAACATACAACCCGGCAAATATACTGTTGAGGTATCATTTGTCGGTTACAAAAGCACGCAGGAGCAGGTAGAGGTAATTCGCGGTAAGAGCGTGGAGGTCAATTTCTCTTTACACCCCGATGTTTTGCAGGTAGGCGAGGTCGTGGTCACCGGCTCTCGAAATGAATCCAAGCGAGGAGAGTCGGCAACGATAGTGAATGTTGCGGGCGAAAAACTCTTCGAGAAGACCGCCTCTAACACCGTGGGCGAGGTACTAAAATTCCAACCCGGCTTACGCGTGGAGTCCACTTGTAATAATTGCGGTCTACCCCAACTGCGCATCAACGGATTAGGGGGACAATACTCTCAAATACTGCTCGACAGTCGCCCCATTTTCAGCTCTTTGGCTACTGTCTATGGATTGGAACAGCTACCGGCAGGTATGGTTGAGCGGGTGGAGGTCATCCGTGGCGGTGGCTCGGCACTCTTCGGCTCAAGCGCTATTGGCGGAGTGGTCAATATTATCACAAAAGAACCTCTGCGCAACTCGGTTACCCTGTCAAACAATACGGGAATATACGAAGGGGGCGGAACGGACATAAACACAACACTAAACGCCTCTTTGGTCACTGACGACTACCGCACCGGAGTCTACATCTA includes these proteins:
- a CDS encoding LrgA-associated membrane protein LrgB, which codes for MFHTIFIFIFTLLAYLGSLWLFRKSSFPLLHPLITSSALIIVMLNVMGYSYEEFKKATQVINFLLGPSVVALGWALYKQIETLKANLASILASITVGSLVGIVSVMGVLRLFGVPLSIEASLLPKSVTTPIAIQIAERSGGIVSLTAVIVILTGIFGGIVAPFVFRKIGITDSIAKGLALGTAAHGVGTARAMEMGAVEGALSGLAIGVAGLVTTLLVPLVELIF
- a CDS encoding Two component system histidine kinase — protein: MTIMKIGTKLTLRYLFATTLLVVAVFAVLETLLFPRTGYDMLTILNVKLLIIWVLSFTLLFVIGYFMARSVLKPVSKIIKQVEDITASNLSKRVEIDNQNDEIAELAETFNGTLDHLEKSFEAQKMFISNVSHELRTPMAALIAELELSLHKERSNEDYKKVVENALADAHSIEKLSTGLMDLAKASYNAKQISMSSVRLDEVLLDASAMVMKAHGDYNVDLIFGNDTDDYSMVTITGNEYLLRTAFVNLIENNCKFSSDRSSKVQISFSKGKVFVRFSDTGIGISDKDMEHLFEPFYRGENRNFSMGHGIGMALVDRIVKLHKCTITVDSRRGQGTVFTLAFEHI
- a CDS encoding Membrane protease-like protein (stomatin/prohibitin homologs); translated protein: MKTDSTLKEKPYSGAKTSGFLMIFLQIIILAAAIFAIATQQIPMIVAGVVVLIVNLILIAGYMQVEPNDTRVLIFFGKYAGTVKENGFFWVNPFFVKSKLTQRARNLDVEPIKVNDKAGNPVMIGLVLVWRVKDTYKAMFDVDTTSSKSGAATVSLQQIRMNALQNFVAIQSDSALRNIAGEYAYDNNETGDEITLRSGSEEVADKLENELNKRLDIAGIEVVEARINYLAYAPEIAAVMLRRQQAAAIISAREKIVEGAVSMVRMALDKLREEAIVELDEDKKAAMVSNLLVVLCSDEQAQPIVNTGTLHQ
- a CDS encoding Ferric siderophore transport system, periplasmic binding protein TonB produces the protein MVAIEFEQEQQPEPEITPEEREKIERDDAEFTKVMNKVSDANSKLNSELRDSKKSDASEIYKEAERVNRELAQGRQEYENGMREIERTNRRTERQQDNKNKDNEKGNERAKVDGMVTIEYDLPGRHDVYLHRPTYTCQYGGRVVIGITVNRNGKVVDARVVSATSSPDDCTQRMALQSAQASTFNASQTSPDKQKGTITYTFMAQ
- a CDS encoding Antiholin-like protein LrgA is translated as MKFLIQTLWIAYFYAIGLGTSMLIGGVIPGSILGMVFLFTALALGWVKEHQVEGVAGWLIKYMILFFLPAAVGVMVVWEAISSNFWAIVLSAAISTVLVIITVGLLQQKLGKKK